In the genome of Neoarius graeffei isolate fNeoGra1 chromosome 27, fNeoGra1.pri, whole genome shotgun sequence, one region contains:
- the cxcl12b gene encoding chemokine (C-X-C motif) ligand 12b (stromal cell-derived factor 1) → MDVRVVVMMLFLIVITKDSKTEAKPISLLERCWCRSTLNTVPQRNIREIKFLHTPHCPFQVIAKLKNNREVCINPKTKWLQQYLRNAINKIKKAKRRGE, encoded by the exons atggatgTCAGAGTTGTAGTGATGATGCTTTTCCTAATCGTGATTACAAAGGATTCCAAGACTGAAG CGAAGCCCATCAGCCTGTTGGAGAGGTGCTGGTGCCGCTCGACGCTCAACACGGTGCCACAGAGAAACATCCGCGAGATCAAGTTCCTCCACACACCCCACTGCCCTTTCCAAGTCAT AGCCAAGCTGAAGAACAATAGGGAGGTCTGCATCAACCCCAAGACCAAATGGCTGCAGCAGTATCTGAGGAACGCCATTAACAA GATTAAGAAGGCAAAACGGCGGGGAGAGTGA